The following coding sequences lie in one Miscanthus floridulus cultivar M001 chromosome 9, ASM1932011v1, whole genome shotgun sequence genomic window:
- the LOC136481832 gene encoding uncharacterized protein: protein MAAMLSSYTLLSRAPAPAELAPGRKFSPAAALQLRKQPPPPAAAVVVVPWASGKESRSRRRAPVFVCHAAKYDYKDIQPSALKTPALVCDYCSIMEDKDRLIILKLKVGESTSKDQLKVETTDDLELLVIKYTGDVNDDSPASSLDLRLLVPSGYDGKKVKAKLFKGWLLVAMAKPKHDPNQIFFDKDKETFYYDANKIPID, encoded by the exons ATGGCGGCGATGTTGAGCTCCTACACCCTCCTGAgccgggcgccggcgccggcggaacTGGCGCCGGGGCGAAAGTTCTCTCCCGCCGCCGCACTGCAGCTTCGCAAacaaccgccgccgccggcggcggcagtAGTTGTCGTGCCTTGGGCCTCAGGCAAGGAGTCCCGGTCCCGCCGGCGGGCTCCTGTTTTTGTGTGCCATGCTGCGAAGTACGACTACAAGGACATCCAACCCAGTG CCCTGAAAACTCCGGCATTGGTGTGCGACTACTGTAGCATCATGGAAGACAAGGACAGGCTCATCATCCTCAAGCTCAAGGTGGGAGAGTCGACGAGCAAGGATCAACTCAAGGTTGAAACAACAGACGACCTGGAGCTCCTGGTCATCAAGTACACCGGCGACGTCAACGACGACAGCCCGGCGAGCTCGCTGGACCTCCGCCTGCTGGTGCCTTCCGGCTACGACGGCAAGAAGGTGAAGGCTAAGCTGTTCAAAGGCTGGCTCCTGGTTGCTATGGCCAAGCCTAAGCACGATCCCAACCAGATTTTCTTCGATAAAGATAAAGAAACCTTTTATTACGATGCCAACAAGATACCCATCGACTAG